DNA from Yamadazyma tenuis chromosome 5, complete sequence:
ATAAGAGGAGTCTAAGATATCGGTTGGAGTACCACCAGTTGACTGGATGTACCAGTTGGAAATATCCTGAATGAAGCCTAATTTAATGATACCCACAGACCATTGGAAATTCTGAGCCCATGCAGCAGCAATTGGAGGAACTTTGGCCACAGCCATCATCGAGGTGATAGCCAAACTCTGGAAGTAGATAAACAAGGACATCGAGTTGGAAGCGATGTGAGCAGCAGTATTGGAATGGCCAATGACTGAAATCACACCAGCAGTAATAACCCCTAACCCAGAGATGGCAGCAATGGGCCAAGAAGCGTACTTGGTTTGTACGGTCTTACCGTTGGTCAAAATGGCTTCAACACAAGCCAAGGTCTCATCGGTATCAGAGTCGAGCAAGACCACTCTGACTCTGGCATCCAAGTCGGGAATGGTATAGGCGATACCTGGGATCTGACTGGTATCAGCCTTGGGAACCTTGAAGTCAGTATTGACTTCCAAATGCCCGGTGGTGAAGGGACAGATGGTCTCGTAATTCAAGGAACAAAACGAGATGTTACTGGTGAAGGCAGTTAAACCGTAGGCAATAAACTCCACGTTGGCGGTAACATTAGCATCGATATTGGAAAGAGCAGTGACATCCACCACGGCCGTATTGTTATCTGggaagaacttgacgtCAAAGTGGGTAGCCGTAAACTGGGAGTTATCCATACATGTTAATAACGAACTGGTTTTGACGAATCTTTGAGCACtaatggtggtgaaaaaCCAAAGGAAACTGATCAAAGTCACCATCAAATgtttcatcatcagcagAATATGACACTTGGGGTTTCTGGTTACAAGTGTAAAACTTTTTTTGAAGGGGAAATAGGTCAGGTACGGGTAGACTCAAAACAATACACGAGTTAGATAATCGGGTACTGGAACAAATATGCTGACCGATCTGAGTGATGACAGACAGACAGACGGAtttgaaagagaagaagtagCACCTGTGggatgatttcttgaaggatgaaCCACAAATGAAAAGGTGGTGAACGGAAAGGACGTGATCTGAAAAAGATTATTTTAAGTAACTAATTTCGATTGAGAAAGTAACAAAAAAACATCTTTCAGTTTTGTGTTATTTGCGCCAAGGAACTTGTTAGCAACACGGGGAACGCGCGCACCGTCAATACCGCGGACACGCTTATTTCCTGGGGAGGCTGTAAACATCGCGGCAGTGCAACATCTGGGCTAAGTAATTTTTAGAATCCACTGGCTGACAACCATTATGATACCCGACACGCTTGTGGCAGACAGAAATGTGATTTTTAAATTATTCGAATCACTGCCCTGCTAGTCAACGGGGTGTTTTGGGGAATCACCGATGTTTGGGTTAGCTGCAAATATATTTCCAAATACTATCTAAAACTTACATAACTCAATAAGGAATACCATTGGTCAATCTTTGGAACTCGTCATATCCTTTGGTATAGTAACTTTCCATGGCCTTTTTGATCAATCCTCTCATGTGGTGAACCGCATCTTTCTCTGACTTGTTTGGTACAAATCTCTGTCTCAACTTTTTAACTGTAGCTTCTTTGAAACAAGGTAATCCACTTTCCAACATAGGGTTGACACACCTGATGATAGTTTCCATATAAGGTCTACAGGCCAAATATCCCTTGACACACAACTCCTCGAACCATTTGAACGCTTGTGTCTCATCACTACCTCCcaaaaccatcaccatttcGTGGGTCAACTTGAATGGTGCAACTTCAAACTTAACACCTCCAGGCACAATATCAAAACAGAACCCGAAATCAATGTGAAGTACGTGTCCTTGGTCGTCATACATGATGTTACCGTTGTGACGGTCCTTAAACTGTAAGATGTAAGAAATGATCGAATAGGCCGCCAAAGACCTGATCAAGTTATTTCTAGCTTGTTGGAACTCAATGGAATTTTCAGGCCCGAATTTGGTAATAAAGTATTCGTACAAACCGTTGACAGCTTCCCTACCCAACATGTCTCTAGATGTGGAATTGGGTAACACGTCGATAACTCCACATCCAGGAGCGGTGGCAGTAACTCGGTTGGGGTACACATACAAGTCCAAACCAGCATCATTCCATATACTTCTGAACACAGAAATCAACTGTAAGGCCAATACATCTTGTCTAcagtcatcaccaactttgaAAATAGCACTCTGCCACTTTTCGATTGGAATGAGGACCTTTTCGCCGTATTCATCGATatcttccacttcttttCTAATTTTGAAAGTGGCCATAAATGGTGCCTTGGCGTGACTCTGTAATGGTTTACCAGACTTTCTGTTAATATCGATCACCACTCCATCGGGATTACTTGGTAAGTATACTCCCGGAGCAAGAACAATTCTGTCCATCTCTTCGTCAATCTTAGCCTTCTTTTCCGCCTTCGAATTCTTGATAAAAGGTTTCAATTTACCAGATATATCAGTGACCTCGTTAAAGAATCCAAACTCTCTCTTGTAAAACTGAACGTCATCTTCactcaagttcttcatgATCTTGCTTTGGACTCTATCTAAGGTTGGCTTTAATGGGTCTGGGATAGTaccttcatcatctttaTAGCTGTTAGCTAACATATTCCAAAAGATCTGATGAGCAAACAACTGAGACACCTTAGCAGTTTCCACAATAAACCATTCAGCATATCCTTTGGCATCGTATCTCAAGGACTGAACGATTTGAGGGACGTAGAAGAAGGTCAAGTTCACGTCATGGTGTTCCAAGGATCTCATAGTGTATTGCAAAATATAAGGATTGTTACCGAAAGGAGGTAAGAACAATTGGATTGCATCAATTGGAGATAATGGTTCCCAGAACAACAAGTGGTGTGACGGGAAGTTTGTACCAGCATTGATACCAATCAAGTACTGTACAGCACTTGGGTATGGAAGTGCTGGTAAAGGATCCTctatcaacaacttctgTAAAAGCTCATCCAAGTTCTTAACCTTGTACCTTAAAGCTAAATTGACTGCTAAAATTGGGTCAATTTTGAAAGCTCTTGTAATATCATTACCATTAATTTGATTTGAAATAAAAGATCCTTTGGTTTCCTCTGGATTTAAAGGATTCAACCACACAGATATCCGGgatatttcatcatcaaggaaAAACATGACAATAAGCTTCTTACTTTCTAAGATTTCTTGGCTGAAGGTGTTGAGATTTGATGTTAATTTTGCAACATCTTTCAACAATCCCAAATCACTCTTGGTCTTGAGCAAGTTGGTTCCAAAAGGATACTTAGCAGTCAGTTTGAACCAACTCAAGCATCCGTCCAAAAGCAATTCGGTTAAGTATCTTTCACTTCTAGTAGCTAACTTGTGGTGGTAGCTGATAATATTGAATGCAAATCTAATCAATTCAAACCTGGTATATCTGGCATAGGGATGGAGACTAGCACTATCTAAATTCTTCAtaccaacttcaacaaacctggtgaaaatcttcaataaatGATCACTCTGGTTCAAACTAGCCTCAAAGCTTGACGAAAACAATTGAATAATTTGCAAGTGTGGTTCAAATCCTTTGAGAGTAACCTGAGCCTTTCTACTGATTGTTTTATAATCTGAAGGGGCATATTCCATTTTGCAGAACTCGGTTGGAGTCAAATCGTTCTTGGTGGAGAAAATACCTTGCTTCAAGGCTATACTTGATTCCCATTTTTTGGCAATTTCAGAGATCAATAACACCGAAATGTTAGACTTATCCTTCATAACCGCAAACCAGATTCCAATGGCAGCATTCATGATGTTAGACTCAAAAATTATGAATGGAATCTCAACTAAGTATCTGATCAATTCAGCCGTATCATGATCGCAAATCAATGCTAATCCAGCTATATCACTCAACAAGTCGATAACTTCCTCCGGAATAACATGAATGGACTTATCCGCTAATTTGTATCTCATGTCTATAACCTTTCCTCTAATTCCACTGAAAGCGTGATCAGTGTCTTCTCTGGTACGCAAAGGaactttgttcaacaatgCAGAGATGAAGTTGGATCTCCAAGTCAACTGGGAAACAAAGCTGGGtaatgagttcaagttctttgagTGAATTCTAGAAATGTTAGATAATTCTCTGTCATTAGGCAACACTGAACCAGCCATTTCTAAAGCAAATGAAACCCCGTATTGGACTTCATTAGAAGGATGaaacttgtccaaatcTGAAACATATAACTGTATCAAGCTCTTGACATCAATGTTACTCTTGATCAAAACTAATTTGAGCCAGTGTCTACACTTTTCACTGAATCTTCGGAAAGTATCATTTCTCCACTTGTAAGTATCGGACAACAATAAGTGGATGCCAGTTCTCTTAGCTCTGTAGCTGATAGTTGGTTCATATTGGTTTTGATCAGCATCAACGACACTCTCAAACAATaaactcaacaagtcaaagaTTGCAAACAACGACTTTTGATGGCATAAAGATGATGGAATCTTGTTGATTAAGAGATCACAACATTGGATGGCTGCATCTTGTAGGTCTTCGAGCCTATGACAGCATAAAGCCAACATAATGGTCAACTGTTCAGCAATATTGTCAGAGCtaaagtttttgttggctCCCAAGTTAACAAAATGAATAAAGTCCTTCACAATTTTGAACGCAATATATCCAATGTACTTGTCCACACCACTTATTTTGATTGAAGGGTCCGAAAAATAATACAAAACCTTCGAACAGTCACCCGTTCTCACTCTAAATGATTCTACCAATAATGTCGCcgacaagaacatcaacttTGGATATGACATAGTTCTCGGAACATCGAATAACTCTCCCAAAGATGTACGGTGGTCTTTAACATTATGGTTAGAAGAGCCTCTTCTCAAAACTGTATTCAAATCCAAGGAAGTTTCGGTTCTGTCCCACGAAAGTTCAGAAGCTAAAGGTGGTGTATTGTAGGCAATTCtctcaagaacttgggcATGTTGCTTCACGTTCTTGGATTCAAGAGAATATCCATGGACAACCATATTAAACCAGATATTTCTGAATAAATTAATGGTCTTGGTATCTCTTATAGCAAGTGGTTTCTCGTCAGCGTACACGTTTGGTAACAACTCTGCCAAGGGTCTCAAGAAAATTGCAATTTGATCACCAATCTCGCTGATTTCATTATGAGATCTGTGATGCTCCAAAACCTGAACATCTCCTCTACCGACAATGGATTGTAAAACCTCTTGCAAGTAAATTGTAAAGAGAGGATGATCCTGATGAATTCTGCTAGAAAATTCGACTCTGGCATCAATCAAATTGCCTAATAAGATTTGATTGCCACTATTAAATGCATCCAatgtcaacttgttgattaacttgttcaaaataatGAACTCACGTTCTGGTAAACAAGGAGCAGAAGCGACCAATCCTTTCAATAAGATGGGGCCAACAGTTGAATCTAACCTGGCAGTTTTTTGTGACAAGATGGTCACTGCCAAAGTACTGACACTTTCGTCATtgcatttttcaacaatgtGAGTAATGGCAGTTACAGAATTTGAACAAACGTGGACATACTCGTTTTCTTCATAATCATGAGCTGAGTTTGACTTGCCATTGCTTAAGTTACTGTGGTTATGTCCGTTTTGGCTCACTTGAGGATTTTCGAATCCAGAACGAATGGAGGGAGCACGTCCGTTATTCGAAATCGACAAATCTcttaaagaagaaatatCACCTCTGCTAAGAGTGTTTCTTCTCAAAGTCCCTCTGTTTTGGGTGTTTCCATTGTCGTTAACGAATAAGAGGTTTGTCAACGCATAAATTGTAGTGACCACTGCGTCTTGGGACAACACTTTACTAGCAAGACCAACGATTTTGGAGGCATTCTCACAGTAACTGAAGCTGAATTTGGGGTTTGCGACCAAAGCAGTGAAAGCTCTTGTCAAGGAAGAGCCGATTGTCTCATCCTTGAATACCAACAAAGAACCCAATTGGATCACAGTTGCCCCTAAATCTGGATCTAACATGACATCATAAATCGACAAGCAGTTTTTGAATAACTTTCTGCAAATAGCCAAGTCCATGTTGTCGGTAAACATTCCACACCCAATAACCTGTAAGATATGGGATTTGGCTAAATACCCGACTTTCAATCTGTTAAAAGTAGAGTAAACAATAAAAGATTCACCTCTATCTAAGAATTCCATTTTTTGCAATGCCAAATCGGTCAAAGTTTTGATGATCTGCATGTGATTCTCTTTGACGTCCAAGCCTTGATCACCAATTCTCGTATCGGATGCTTCATTATCAACCTGTTTGGAGACTTTGGCCAATAAGAACTCAATTAATGTCTTGTCCTGGTTATTAAGAATTGAATTAATGATCGAGCACATCAATTTGCTCAAGCTTTCAATGAAGTAGACCGGCGAAAACTCGACGATATCGTCGGTCTCTAAAAAGTAGGCCAATTCATGGTTATTGTTCCTAAAGattgagttggaaaagttttcaagttcgttcaaaaactcaaagttGTCAATACAAGTGTCCAAAGTAtggaagattttgaatgaACTGGAAGACTCGAACAATATCTTCGGGTTTTTGGtgaaactttcaagaaatccCAATAACGTGAGGTAGTTGGAATggtccaagtttttgttgcTGAAGAACTGGGCATTAAATGTGTAGAAGAGgtcaatgacttggtcaaaatACAGTccattgaatttgaacgCCAAATTGATGGCTGCAGTTGTCAACTTTTCACTTAACAACGACCAAGGACTCGGTCTGACGTATTTTCTCAAGAGGGCCTCTTCAAATTGCTGCTCAGGCAACTCCATCAAATACAACTTGATCTGCTCTAATAATAATTCAGCTTGTCTTGGAAATTTCATATCACAAGATGTAGAATCACATAGCGCCGTCAAGATATCGAATTCCTTTGCCGTGATTGGAACTTTCGACAAATCCCCAATTTTTTTGGAAGTTTgatcaaccaattgaataaAGGTGTCTTCTTGTTGGTCGCTCACCACTTCATTAAGGTTGGCAGGAATGTTTTCCACCGAGAGTTTGGCAAGCTTTTTATAAGCTTCTGCTCTCATGGAGTCTCGGGAAATTCCATAGAAGTCCATGATTTATTTGTTTAACAAGATAAACCGTTGACAATTATAAACACGATCTCAACCAAAAGACTAAAATAACAAATTTGGGGTTGAGAAATTTTGAGGCTGCCAAAACTCGTTCTCATGCTCGTGTTTGAAGTCATATGCAGTTACTCCTCAGAGATgattttttgcagcctaCAATAGAAGTTAGGAGTTGGTTGTATCAAAGAGCTACTATACAAATTATTCAGCATGATGCACATAAAACCAATGCAGACCAATTACTATATATAAAATTTTAGTTCATAAGTCATAAAAGATGCAAGATTTAATAAGATCCGTCTAGGGAACCTAGGAGTACGTTTCAATCAACGTATCTCTCAAGTCGCCCGTGATGGCATCTTGTTGAGCATCTTGTAACTTGAAGATAGACTCGACAACCGACAATTCTGGAGCAGTGGTATCTAAACCAGACACCGCCAACCAATCATTCACAACCATACCAGCACCGACAACAGCAGACCCTCTGTTGATGGTACCTGCGACCAATGGCACTTGTAACAATGAactcaactcttccaagtcttgAATAGAAGTTTGAGGATGGACCAATCCACCCTGGTTAGACAATGAACAGTATGAACCAACCAACACATTTCCAGCGATGGTTTGACGGAACACTTCAACTCCCAACACATCGGCGATTAACTCTTCGGTTTCTCTTTCGACATCGGGATGAACCAACGCAACATAGTCATTACAACAGATCACATTACCTAAAGCAGAtaatctttcttcaactctttggatCTTGACTGAATCAGGCAAAGAATTTCTCAAATGCATTAACTCTTGGTCGGTGGTCTGGGTGGGGACCAACAATCCTCTTCTGTTACCGGCGGTCATTCTACCGACGATTCTAGTACCCGCGATGGTGGTGTGAACGATGGGGACGACATCACCTAATTCTGCTTCAAAAGCAGAGTAAAAGTTCTCGGATCCCCCCACGGCAACAAGTGAGTAGgagttggtcaacttggagaagacaCCGACTTCGTTggagttttcaaattgGGTTCTGGAAGccatttttcaaatatGAGTAATACTAAAAAGAGATTGTTCCGTCAAAATTTTTCTACCTCATCTTATGGAGCTGCGGTCGTGCGCGGGCTACACTCTGGTGCGCCCATCTCAGGAACACTACTCAGGTATGCCAAATACCATGCTATGGAAGCGTTGAAGCACTACGAATCGTCATCTGAAGAGGAACTTGAACCGCATCACCATACAACACCCGCAGACACTGACCCCCGGCAAATTCTTCCATCCCTAAGCTTATACCTGCAGAATTACAGTGTCAATCAGCACAACATGAAGGGCCTCTATATCAATATTCCTTGGAAACCGACTTTTTCAACCACTAAACAGTTGAAGGTATTGTCACAAGGTGCcttgaagtatttggagCTCAACCATTATGACTTTTACCAGCGTTATGACTGGAACATTGTAGGTGACAATAGAGCACCCCTATCCAGCAAAGATCCTTCAAATAATCTTCATATTACCCTAGTATCCGATATCCATGGTCGGCCAGATCAATTATCCAAGTTTGTTGACTACTTCACAAATGGAATTAGGAAAATGGCTATAAGTCCAAGCCTACTTAAGGAAGAAAGTGTAAATAATGATAGGCTTCAGGCTCTCAataagatcttgaagaaatcccCGTCTAATGTACCACAGGAAAAGGCTgtcaaattgaagttcaagccAGAATTGCACTTATTCGGGAGCTCTACATCCTCCGCTGTATTTGTAGCTGGAATCATTGACGATGACCCCGATACCCTGaatttttttggtggcATCAACCTAATCGCCAAAGATATCTGTGATCTACTAGAAATCTCGGTACCCAAGGAGGtcttctccaccacctaCCACGTGAGTCTAGTCAAGTCTTCTGAGCCGGTTTTAGTTGGTACTTCGGACCCTAGGTCTGAATTATCCAGTATAACTGAATCCTTGGTCCACAATTTCGACAGTTCTGTTCTACAAATGGTGCCCATTGAGGTGAACACCATTGAGGTGGACGAAATTGACACCAAAAAAGTCACTTATAGCATACGTCTTATAGAATAAATAAATGCACCCGGTTCCATTCCTTTCGGCCCTGAATTGGCGCCTAATAAAAATGCGGTGCAATTTTGAACCTCAAAACTTCCATCTAAACCGAGTTAATTGATTTGTATTTTCCCTTAACTCATTTCAAACCCCTGGCCATGTCGAAGCTGCATCAGAAAAATGTGGAGCGTCAATTGATCGAGATTGTCAACAGCAGAAATAACGACAACAAATGTGGAGACTGTGGGTCTTCTTATCCAACCTGGGCCTCTTATCAATTGGGGATCTTTTTGTGTGGAAGATGTGCCTCCGTTCACAGGAGAGTATTACCCAAGGATAAAAATGACGTAAAGTCGTTGACTTTGGATAATTGGACGTCCGAGCAAATCGATCGTTTAAGAAGAATTGGTAATAGAAAAGCCAGAAGTAAATGGAATGCTAAACGTGAACCTTTTCCatatgatgaagacgatacTACCGAAATTGAGCACTATGTGCGCCAGAAGTATGTCGAAGGCAAGTTCCTGGATGGTTCtcacggtggtggttttggtggttttgatgatttttcggatgatgatgatagAGGCACTAGTGCTGCTGCCTCTAAGCTGAGGCTGAGGCTGAGGCTGAGACTGAACTCAGTTAGAACGATTCCAAGATTATCACATCGGAAATTGACTACATTTGAGTCCAGTCAATTCACCCGGCAAACACAGCTGATCATCTCGATGGGTTTCAACGACAAggacttggtcaaagaaGCGTTGATACTTAGTAACGGTGATATCGATTTTGCcttggatattttgaacGAGGATTCAAGAGTGAACCCCAACCAAGAAGAGCTTGCTCCGTCATTACCTCGGCGACCAGCTGCTGGTTCTGGGGCTATTTCTTCTGCGTCTGCTTCCTCTGCTGGGTCTTTCCTGGCAAACAATCCAATGGCAGGTATCGCTCAAACCAATGATTGGTGGTCTGGTAATGGCAGCAAGGTTGCCACCAGTCAAACAGGACAGCTCCAGGTGGGACAGCCTCAAATATATCAGTACACGGATCCGGTGACAGGTCAGATTTCGTATGTTGATTCTAATGGACAGGAGTATTTGGATCCAAATAATCCTCAACATCAACAGCTCTTGTTACAACAACAGAATCCTCAATTGGTTGCTCAGCAGACGAACAAACAACAGATATTGTCGTTATACAATACTGGGGCTCAACAGGTTCAGCCTCAGCAAACTCAACAGCCTCAGCAAACTCAACAGCCTCAACAGCCCCAACAGCCTCAACAGCCTCAACAAGTGCCTCAGCCATTCAACCCTCAGTTTCAACAGATGGCTGCTCAACAAACGCAGCAAATGTATAACCAAACAGGGGCATTGGGTCAGCAAGGACTTGTACAGCAGCCAACAGCCATGGGATTCCAACAACCTTACTCCCAGCAGCAACCTTTTGCGCAACAGCAAAGCTATGCTCAACCGCCACCATCTCAACAAAACTACTGGCGGTAAACAGACACTCTGTAGGAACATCAATAAAATAACGGCTTTATTCGGAATCTCTGTAGTCTCACATATTTATGGAACAGCTTCGGTGCTGTTTTCTGAATTCAATTGGTCATTACGGAGGGAGCTCTGTGCAACACTAAGAAGAAACGTATATATCTTCATTCTTATGGATTTTACGCTGTTTAATCATCAACTCCTAAGCCTTCTGCATCATAGAAGCTTTTTGACAATAGGTGCTCTAGTGAAATCAGATGATGGGCCAGTGCTCAGACAACGCCAGATTCGCTTTGTAAATCATAAATCACCCTCCCAGGTTGTAAAACCTACCCTTATTTGTTGTTACAAAGTATTCTCTGATGTTTGAAACGTGAGTTAAGGATATGCCCCCTTTGTCTatttttttctctttctgtATTTACTAACCAAGTCGATCTTTTTTAATAGTATTCTATTATTATCATGGTTGCGAAATTCATAAAACTGGCAGAACCGCACATCAGATAAGTTAATCAGCTTCAAATAAGGCTGTAAAATGTAAAATATTACAAACCGTATACAATCGTCCCCCAAAGTATATTTGTAGCTGAGTGGGTGTCCTGGCCTTCACCAGCCTCGATAAAACTATactgaaaacaaaaaaagaGATCAAAATAGGTTTGgaatgaaaaattttcaccCAAATCAAATCTCATTATCCTTCGTTTCCAGGTATAATGACGGCAGAGTTCACTTGGCCCGTAAACATACCTAGAATGTCACTAGTTTTTATTAAACATATGTAAATGATTTGTATAGCAGGCTAAACAATTGGCTCCTTCGCGAAATGTTTGTCACCGAAGCATACTAGTTTAACAAGGAGAATCACCCCAACTGCGTTAAATGACATACACTATAGGAGACCGGAAGATCCACTTGGAGCTGGAAGGACTCAGTGAAGCCGACAAGGTTCTACTACTGTCACATCTGCGACTCTTCAAATATTGCTTGAATAATGCCATTTACAAACTCTTgctc
Protein-coding regions in this window:
- a CDS encoding uncharacterized protein (EggNog:ENOG503PYIM), with the protein product MKGLYINIPWKPTFSTTKQLKVLSQGALKYLELNHYDFYQRYDWNIVGDNRAPLSSKDPSNNLHITLVSDIHGRPDQLSKFVDYFTNGIRKMAISPSLLKEESVNNDRLQALNKILKKSPSNVPQEKAVKLKFKPELHLFGSSTSSAVFVAGIIDDDPDTSNFFGGINLIAKDICDLLEISVPKEVFSTTYHVSLVKSSEPVLVGTSDPRSELSSITESLVHNFDSSVLQMVPIEVNTIEVDEIDTKKVTYSIRLIE
- the TIF6 gene encoding Eukaryotic translation initiation factor 6 (BUSCO:EOG092644O2; EggNog:ENOG503NW87; COG:J) gives rise to the protein MASRTQFENSNEVGVFSKLTNSYSLVAVGGSENFYSAFEAELGDVVPIVHTTIAGTRIVGRMTAGNRRGLLVPTQTTDQELMHLRNSLPDSVKIQRVEERLSALGNVICCNDYVALVHPDVERETEELIADVLGVEVFRQTIAGNVLVGSYCSLSNQGGLVHPQTSIQDLEELSSLLQVPLVAGTINRGSAVVGAGMVVNDWLAVSGLDTTAPELSVVESIFKLQDAQQDAITGDLRDTLIETYS
- the GTS1 gene encoding Protein gts1 (COG:T; EggNog:ENOG503NZCV), which codes for MSKSHQKNVERQLIEIVNSRNNDNKCGDCGSSYPTWASYQLGIFLCGRCASVHRRVLPKDKNDVKSLTLDNWTSEQIDRLRRIGNRKARSKWNAKREPFPYDEDDTTEIEHYVRQKYVEGKFSDGSHGGGFGGFDDFSDDDDRGTSAAASKSRSRSRSRSNSVRTIPRLSHRKLTTFESSQFTRQTQSIISMGFNDKDLVKEALILSNGDIDFALDILNEDSRVNPNQEELAPSLPRRPAAGSGAISSASASSAGSFSANNPMAGIAQTNDWWSGNGSKVATSQTGQLQVGQPQIYQYTDPVTGQISYVDSNGQEYLDPNNPQHQQLLLQQQNPQLVAQQTNKQQILSLYNTGAQQVQPQQTQQPQQTQQPQQPQQPQQPQQVPQPFNPQFQQMAAQQTQQMYNQTGALGQQGLVQQPTAMGFQQPYSQQQPFAQQQSYAQPPPSQQNYWR
- the STT4 gene encoding phosphatidylinositol-4- kinase (COG:T; EggNog:ENOG503NUX7) — protein: MDFYGISRDSMRAEAYKKLAKLSVENIPANLNEVVSDQQEDTFIQLVDQTSKKIGDLSKVPITAKEFDILTALCDSTSCDMKFPRQAELLLEQIKLYLMELPEQQFEEALLRKYVRPSPWSLLSEKLTTAAINLAFKFNGSYFDQVIDLFYTFNAQFFSNKNLDHSNYLTLLGFLESFTKNPKILFESSSSFKIFHTLDTCIDNFEFLNELENFSNSIFRNNNHELAYFLETDDIVEFSPVYFIESLSKLMCSIINSILNNQDKTLIEFLLAKVSKQVDNEASDTRIGDQGLDVKENHMQIIKTLTDLALQKMEFLDRGESFIVYSTFNRLKVGYLAKSHILQVIGCGMFTDNMDLAICRKLFKNCLSIYDVMLDPDLGATVIQLGSLLVFKDETIGSSLTRAFTALVANPKFSFSYCENASKIVGLASKVLSQDAVVTTIYALTNLLFVNDNGNTQNRGTLRRNTLSRGDISSLRDLSISNNGRAPSIRSGFENPQVSQNGHNHSNLSNGKSNSAHDYEENEYVHVCSNSVTAITHIVEKCNDESVSTLAVTILSQKTARLDSTVGPILLKGLVASAPCLPEREFIILNKLINKLTLDAFNSGNQILLGNLIDARVEFSSRIHQDHPLFTIYLQEVLQSIVGRGDVQVLEHHRSHNEISEIGDQIAIFLRPLAELLPNVYADEKPLAIRDTKTINLFRNIWFNMVVHGYSLESKNVKQHAQVLERIAYNTPPLASELSWDRTETSLDLNTVLRRGSSNHNVKDHRTSLGELFDVPRTMSYPKLMFLSATLLVESFRVRTGDCSKVLYYFSDPSIKISGVDKYIGYIAFKIVKDFIHFVNLGANKNFSSDNIAEQLTIMLALCCHRLEDLQDAAIQCCDLLINKIPSSLCHQKSLFAIFDLLSLLFESVVDADQNQYEPTISYRAKRTGIHLLLSDTYKWRNDTFRRFSEKCRHWLKLVLIKSNIDVKSLIQLYVSDLDKFHPSNEVQYGVSFALEMAGSVLPNDRELSNISRIHSKNLNSLPSFVSQLTWRSNFISALLNKVPLRTREDTDHAFSGIRGKVIDMRYKLADKSIHVIPEEVIDLLSDIAGLALICDHDTAELIRYLVEIPFIIFESNIMNAAIGIWFAVMKDKSNISVLLISEIAKKWESSIALKQGIFSTKNDLTPTEFCKMEYAPSDYKTISRKAQVTLKGFEPHLQIIQLFSSSFEASLNQSDHLLKIFTRFVEVGMKNLDSASLHPYARYTRFELIRFAFNIISYHHKLATRSERYLTELLLDGCLSWFKSTAKYPFGTNLLKTKSDLGLLKDVAKLTSNLNTFSQEILESKKLIVMFFLDDEISRISVWLNPLNPEETKGSFISNQINGNDITRAFKIDPILAVNLALRYKVKNLDELLQKLLIEDPLPALPYPSAVQYLIGINAGTNFPSHHLLFWEPLSPIDAIQLFLPPFGNNPYILQYTMRSLEHHDVNLTFFYVPQIVQSLRYDAKGYAEWFIVETAKVSQLFAHQIFWNMLANSYKDDEGTIPDPLKPTLDRVQSKIMKNLSEDDVQFYKREFGFFNEVTDISGKLKPFIKNSKAEKKAKIDEEMDRIVLAPGVYLPSNPDGVVIDINRKSGKPLQSHAKAPFMATFKIRKEVEDIDEYGEKVLIPIEKWQSAIFKVGDDCRQDVLALQLISVFRSIWNDAGLDLYVYPNRVTATAPGCGVIDVLPNSTSRDMLGREAVNGLYEYFITKFGPENSIEFQQARNNLIRSLAAYSIISYILQFKDRHNGNIMYDDQGHVLHIDFGFCFDIVPGGVKFEVAPFKLTHEMVMVLGGSDETQAFKWFEELCVKGYLACRPYMETIIRCVNPMLESGLPCFKEATVKKLRQRFVPNKSEKDAVHHMRGLIKKAMESYYTKGYDEFQRLTNGIPY